CCCGCCATCACCTTCCTCAATGCCGATGTGGGTTGCAGTCGCTCGGCAGAATCTGACGGCATCAGACCATTCCCCCTTACTTCTCGGATTGGTCCTCTTTCCCCGCCTTGCCGTTATCGGTCTAGATATCTGCCGGTCCGCCAGCGTGGCGATCGCTTTCAAAACCAGGTGACACCGGGAGCAACCGCTCCTGCCGTTGTTCCCCCTGCAAACCCAGCAAAGAGCGCGAAATGGAATTCACTCGCCTTGATCGAACCGACAGCCCATGCATGCGCCTGGCTGTGGTCATGAATTCCTGCTCGACCACTTTCATCTGACCTCCCGCAAGGGAGACTCCTGGAGTAGTCATGGCATCGAACAGTTTCCAGAACGAAGTACCCAAGGCCCGCATCAACATCAAGCTCGACCTGCACACCGGTGGCGCCCAGAAGAAGATCGAACTTCCCCTCAAGCTGATGCTCATGGGCGACTACAGCAATGGACAGGAAGCGCGCCCGTTGTCCGAGCGCAGCAAGGTCAACATCAACAGGAACAACTTCGACAGCGTGCTCGCCGACTTCAACCCGCGCCTGAAACTGGCGGTGGAGAACACCCTGGCCGGCGACGACTCGGAGACCTCCGTCGAGCTGGCCTTCTCCCGCATGAAGGACTTCGAGCCTGAGCAGGTGGCCCGGCAGATCCCTCAGCTCCGCGCCCTGCTCGCCATGCGCAATCTGCTGCGCGACCTCAAGTCCAACCTGCTGGACAACGCCACGTTCCGCCACGAACTGGAACGCATCCTCAAGGACGACGCCCTCAGCGAAGAACTGCGAACCGAACTCGCCGCGCTCGCTCCCCAGGATGCGCGTTAACGCATCCGGTCATTCAAAGGAAGGTCCTCCATGTCCGTAGAACACACCTCCGCAGCCTCTGGCGGTGCCGCCGCAACCCAGGAGCACCAGGGCGTCTATGCCGCACTCTTCAGCAAGATCAACCTCAGCCCCATCAGCGAGCTGGGTGGGATCGAAGCCTTTCAGAACAACGAGGCGTTGTCCGAAGCCTCCGCTGACGAGCGGGTCACCGCAGCCGTCAGCGTGTTCCTCGACCTGCTCAAGCAGTCGTCGCAGCGGGTGGAACGCCTGGACAAGACCCTGCTCGACGAACACATCGCATCCCTCGACGCCCAGATCAGTCGTCAGCTCGATGCGGTGATGCATCACCCGGACTTCCAGCGCGTCGAGTCCACGTGGCGTGGCGTCAAGTCGCTGATCGACCAGACCGATTTCCGCCAGAACGTGCGTATCGAGTTGCTCGATGTCAGCAAGGAGCACCTGGTTCAGGACTTCGACGACGCACCGGAGATCGCCCAGAGCGGCCTCTACGTCCACACCTATACCCAGGAGTACGACACCCCCGGTGGCGAGCCGATCGCGGCCGCCATTTCCAACTACGAGTTCGACAGCAGCCCCCAGGACATCGCCCTCCTGCGCAACCTGTCCAAGGTCGCCGCAGCAGCCCACATGCCGTTCATTGGCTCCGTCGGGCCCGCGTTCTTCGGTAAGGAGACCATGGAAGAGGTCGCCGCCATCAAGGACATCGGCAACTACTTCGACAGGGCTGAGTACATCAAGTGGAAGTCCTTCCGTGACAGCGACGACGCCCGTTACATCGGCCTGACCCTGCCGCGTGTCCTCGGACGCCTGCCTTACGGCCCGGACACCATTCCCGTACGCAACTTCAACTACGTGGAAAAGGTGAAAGGTCCCGACCATGACCGGTACCTGTGGACCAATGCTTCCTTCGCCTTTGCCGCCAACATGGTGAAGAGCTTCATCAACAACGGCTGGTGCGTGCAGATCCGTGGCCCACAATCGGGCGGCGCCGTGACCGACCTGCCGATCCACCTCTACGATCTGGGCACCGGTAACCAGGTGAAGATTCCCTCGGAGGTGATGATTCCGGAAACCCGCGAGTTCGAGTTCGCCAACCTCGGTTTCATCCCCCTGTCCTATTACAAGAACCGCGACTACGCCTGCTTCTTCTCCGCCAACTCGGCGCAGAAGCCGGCGCTGTACGACACGGCCGATGCGACCGCCAACAGCCGCATCAACGCGCGCCTGCCCTACATCTTCCTGCTGTCGCGCATCGCCCATTACCTGAAGCTCATCCAGCGGGAAAACATCGGCACCACCAAGGACCGTCGCGTGCTGGAGTTGGAGCTCAACAAGTGGATTGGCGGCCTGGTCACCGAGATGACCGACCCCAGTGACGACTTGCAGGCTTCCTACCCCCTGCGCGAAGCCAAGGTGATAGTCGAGGATATCGACGACAACCCCGGCTTCTTCCGCGTCAAGCTCTACGCCGTACCGCACTTCCAGGTAGAAGGCATGGACGTCAACCTGTCGCTGGTTTCGCAAATGCCCAAGGCCAAGGCCTGAGCACTTCCATAGGGAAACGACGTCATGAACATCGACCGCCCCCTATGGGCTGCGGGGACGCTCCTGTCCCCGCAGCAGTTCCAGCAGCAGGCGCGCTGGGAGGCCTGGACCAACGAATGCATCGCCCACCTTGCTTTGGTTCACCCCTGGGGCGCGCTGGCGGCCGCCTTCGATCCGGACGCGCTGAAGCTTGGGAAGCTCAAGGCATTCCGGCTGCACCTGAGGATGCCGGACGGCACCCTGATCGACACGGACCGTAGCGACCGTCTGCCTCCTGCGCTGGAGCTGTCCCTTGTGCTGCCGGACGACCTACAGAGCGCGTTGGTGCTGCTGGCGCTGCCGCTGGAGCAGGGCAATGGCAACAACTGTCTGCTCGAGGGCGACCGCGAGGACCGGCCGACCCGCTACCGCCAGGATTGGCGAGCGGTGCAGGACCTCTACGGCGATGAGCGGCAGTCCATCAGCGTAATGGAGCACCAGCTCTGCCTGCGCCTGGCCAGTGATGACAATGGCGACTACCTGACCTGTCCGGTTGCGCGCCTGGTGCGCGACCCCCAAGGTATCTGGGGGCTCGACCCCGTCTATGTACCGCCACTGTTGAGCTTCGCTGCTCATCCGGGGCTCTCGACGCAACTGGATAACCTGCTCACTCAGTTGTCCGCCAAGCGCCAGCGGTTGATGGGCATGCGCCGCGAAAGCAATCAGCGCATGGCCGATTTCGCAGTGGCGGATGTCTCGCTGTTCTGGCTGCTCAATGCTCTCAATACCTACCAGCCGATCCTGGCCGATCTGAGGGCCCATCCCGCGCGCCATCCCGAGCAGGTCTACCGGGAACTGGTGAAGCTTGCCGGCAGCCTGTCGACCTTTTCGCTTGAGCACGACATCGAGCAGATTCCGGCCTACCGGCACGAGCACCTGGAGACCGTGCTGCCACCGCTGATGGGCATGATCTCTTCCCTGCTCGAGGCCAGCCTGCCGTCGCGCGTCATCGCCCTGGAACTGGAAGAGCGCGGGGCCAACCGCTGGCAGGTGGCACTCAACGATCCGCGTTTGCGCGAGCCGGGCGGTGCCGACTTCTACCTGTCCGTACGTTCGCGTCTTTCGGCGGCACAACTGCACAGCCAGTTTCCGCACCTGTGCAAGCTGGGTTCGCCGGACGACGTCGATCACCTGGTCAATGCCGCGCTCGACGGCGTTCCGCTTCAACCGCTCCGCCACGTGCCGGCTGCCATTCCGCTGCGCCTGGAGAACCAGTACTTCGCGCTGGATCTCGACCATCCCAAGGGGCGCGCCATGCTGGCCGCAGGCGTCTGCGCCATCTACGTGCCCGCCGCCTTGATCGAGGCGCGACTCGAACTCTTCGCGGTGCTGCGCTCATGAACCAGGCCGCGACAAGGAAACAGCCCATGGCAATCGATATCGATGCCTTGCTTCAGGACACCTACCTGCTTGTCGTATCCCTGCGCGAAGGTGCTGTTGCGCAGAGTGGCCGCGAACTCTGGCGGCATTGCTGCAAGCAGGTCGAAACCCTGCGCAATGCCCTGGAGGAAGCGGGTATCAGCCAGCGGAGCATTGACTGCATCAGCTATGCCCAATGTGCCCTGCTGGATGAAACGGTACTCGGCTATGCCAGTGACGAGGCTCATGCGAATTGGGCCAGCGAGCCCCTGCAGGCGAAGTTCTTCAACCGTCACCAGGCGGGCGAGTTCCTCTACGAGGACATGCGCGAAGTCCTGCGCCAACCCGCGCCAGACCCACAGGTCCTGACGGTCTACCACCGTGTGCTGATGCTGGGGTTCAAGGGACGCTATCGAGACTTGCAGGCCCCTGAGCGAGAGGAGCTTCTGAGCACGCTGGACGCTCAGGTCCGCCCCTTGGTCGTGCGTGATGGATTGATCTCCGACTCCGCGCGCGGTCACGGCTTCGTCTTGCAGCAATGGTTGCGCAGCCCTGTCATCCAGCTGTTCGTGGCGGCTGCGCTGATCGCCGGTGCCTGGTGGTCAATGGATCATCTGCTCCAGCGTGCGGTCGCCTCGCTGCTGCCTGGTGTGGCATGAAGGAGGCACCATGACCGTCACGCTGAAGCGTGGTCTCTGCGCATGGGCAGCGCTGCTCACACTGTTACTCCTGTTCTTCTTTCCCCTCGAGGCGTGGCAGCGCAGTGGTGCGGCTCTGGCCGTCACCCTGGTGGCATTTCTTGTCTGGCGCAGGGTCAGTCACCCGCTTCCCGCACTGGACAGCGCCATACCCTTGCCCGCGGCGGACTTCCGACAGCCCCTGGTACTGGTTTGTGGTGATGGCCTGTCGGGTCTCTTCGGCGACTCGGCGGACGGGGCCTTGCTGAGGACGACGTCGCAAGGCTGCTACCTGCGGGTGGAAGACTGCGAGAGGTTGCCACTTCGGGTTGGCAGCATTCTGGCGCTTCGGCCCCACTGGGCTGGACAGCTCGCTGTTCTGTTGGTCATCAACCCCAACGAACACGATGATGCCGCTGAGCTGGAAGGGCGTCTCCTGGCGTTTCACCATCAACTGGCGCTGGCACGTCGACAGGGCGCCGCCTTGCCACTGCTTCGGGTCACCTATCTGCAATGCCCTCGAGCCGACTCTCCCTGGTTCTGCTGGACGGAAGGTGCGGTGCAGCCGGAGGTCTTCGAGGCGGGGGCTCGGATCGGTCTTGGCGAATGGCAGAAGTGCAGGGGGGCGTTCTCCTTGTCGGCGGCTCGGCTGCGGACCAGCGTCGTGCTGGACAGCGCCGCGGAATGGCTGAATCAGCATCTGTTGGTTCGTTTCACCATCCGAAGGGAGCCGGCCGCGCTTGCGCATGGGATCATGCTGGTCCCGGCCTTGCCCCGCAGTCTCCCCGGAAATCTCTGGCAGCAATGGCTGCATGGCAAGACCGTTCTCAGTGAGTTGGATGTCCCGGCGGCGCCGGCAAGGCTGCCCCTTCCAGACCCGCTGTTGCCATTGCTGCCTGTAACGGTACGAAGCTCGGCCCTGGCCCGCGCCGGATCGGTTGCTCTCTGGCTATCGACGGCGGCCATCCTGTTGGCCATGGCCGGCTCCACCTGGCAGAACAGCAGGCTGGTGCGTCAGGTCAGCGATGACCTGCAGCGTTATCTGGCCATTCCTTATGTACCAAGCCGCAACCTGCCCGAGTTCGCCTTGCGCGAGGCCGCCGCAGCTGTCCTGCGTGCCGACGCCGA
This genomic window from Pseudomonas furukawaii contains:
- the tssB gene encoding type VI secretion system contractile sheath small subunit, with the protein product MASNSFQNEVPKARINIKLDLHTGGAQKKIELPLKLMLMGDYSNGQEARPLSERSKVNINRNNFDSVLADFNPRLKLAVENTLAGDDSETSVELAFSRMKDFEPEQVARQIPQLRALLAMRNLLRDLKSNLLDNATFRHELERILKDDALSEELRTELAALAPQDAR
- the tssC gene encoding type VI secretion system contractile sheath large subunit; its protein translation is MSVEHTSAASGGAAATQEHQGVYAALFSKINLSPISELGGIEAFQNNEALSEASADERVTAAVSVFLDLLKQSSQRVERLDKTLLDEHIASLDAQISRQLDAVMHHPDFQRVESTWRGVKSLIDQTDFRQNVRIELLDVSKEHLVQDFDDAPEIAQSGLYVHTYTQEYDTPGGEPIAAAISNYEFDSSPQDIALLRNLSKVAAAAHMPFIGSVGPAFFGKETMEEVAAIKDIGNYFDRAEYIKWKSFRDSDDARYIGLTLPRVLGRLPYGPDTIPVRNFNYVEKVKGPDHDRYLWTNASFAFAANMVKSFINNGWCVQIRGPQSGGAVTDLPIHLYDLGTGNQVKIPSEVMIPETREFEFANLGFIPLSYYKNRDYACFFSANSAQKPALYDTADATANSRINARLPYIFLLSRIAHYLKLIQRENIGTTKDRRVLELELNKWIGGLVTEMTDPSDDLQASYPLREAKVIVEDIDDNPGFFRVKLYAVPHFQVEGMDVNLSLVSQMPKAKA
- the tssK gene encoding type VI secretion system baseplate subunit TssK, encoding MNIDRPLWAAGTLLSPQQFQQQARWEAWTNECIAHLALVHPWGALAAAFDPDALKLGKLKAFRLHLRMPDGTLIDTDRSDRLPPALELSLVLPDDLQSALVLLALPLEQGNGNNCLLEGDREDRPTRYRQDWRAVQDLYGDERQSISVMEHQLCLRLASDDNGDYLTCPVARLVRDPQGIWGLDPVYVPPLLSFAAHPGLSTQLDNLLTQLSAKRQRLMGMRRESNQRMADFAVADVSLFWLLNALNTYQPILADLRAHPARHPEQVYRELVKLAGSLSTFSLEHDIEQIPAYRHEHLETVLPPLMGMISSLLEASLPSRVIALELEERGANRWQVALNDPRLREPGGADFYLSVRSRLSAAQLHSQFPHLCKLGSPDDVDHLVNAALDGVPLQPLRHVPAAIPLRLENQYFALDLDHPKGRAMLAAGVCAIYVPAALIEARLELFAVLRS
- the tssL gene encoding type VI secretion system protein TssL, short form; protein product: MNQAATRKQPMAIDIDALLQDTYLLVVSLREGAVAQSGRELWRHCCKQVETLRNALEEAGISQRSIDCISYAQCALLDETVLGYASDEAHANWASEPLQAKFFNRHQAGEFLYEDMREVLRQPAPDPQVLTVYHRVLMLGFKGRYRDLQAPEREELLSTLDAQVRPLVVRDGLISDSARGHGFVLQQWLRSPVIQLFVAAALIAGAWWSMDHLLQRAVASLLPGVA
- a CDS encoding OmpA family protein, with protein sequence MTVTLKRGLCAWAALLTLLLLFFFPLEAWQRSGAALAVTLVAFLVWRRVSHPLPALDSAIPLPAADFRQPLVLVCGDGLSGLFGDSADGALLRTTSQGCYLRVEDCERLPLRVGSILALRPHWAGQLAVLLVINPNEHDDAAELEGRLLAFHHQLALARRQGAALPLLRVTYLQCPRADSPWFCWTEGAVQPEVFEAGARIGLGEWQKCRGAFSLSAARLRTSVVLDSAAEWLNQHLLVRFTIRREPAALAHGIMLVPALPRSLPGNLWQQWLHGKTVLSELDVPAAPARLPLPDPLLPLLPVTVRSSALARAGSVALWLSTAAILLAMAGSTWQNSRLVRQVSDDLQRYLAIPYVPSRNLPEFALREAAAAVLRADADRLDGYYRHGEPLWLGMGLYQGERLRRELLAVITRHRLPQDAPAQVADQPQPEPLRLDSLSLFNVGSATLKPESTKLLINALVGIKAQPGWLIVIAGHTDATGNAEQNLQLSRARAGAVRDWMQRMGDIPDSCFAVQGFGAGQPIASNDTEIGRAANRRVDIRLVPEVGACALPTTAPDGKHQSHSAAVNL